A part of Bacteroidota bacterium genomic DNA contains:
- the rplK gene encoding 50S ribosomal protein L11: MKKIAGYVKLQIPAGQANPAPPVGPALGQKGVNIMEFCKQFNARTQAQAGLIIPVVITVFSDKSFTFITKTPPAAVLLVKAAKIEKGSAEPNRNKVGKVTKQQVREIAEMKMPDLNAASVEAAMSMVAGTARSMGLVVEG; the protein is encoded by the coding sequence ATGAAAAAAATTGCAGGTTACGTCAAGTTACAGATTCCGGCAGGCCAGGCAAATCCGGCGCCGCCGGTTGGTCCTGCTCTTGGTCAAAAGGGCGTGAACATCATGGAGTTCTGCAAGCAGTTCAATGCGCGGACACAGGCGCAGGCAGGACTCATTATTCCTGTCGTCATTACCGTCTTCTCAGACAAATCCTTTACCTTCATCACGAAAACTCCGCCGGCCGCGGTGTTGTTGGTAAAGGCCGCAAAAATCGAGAAGGGATCGGCGGAACCAAATCGCAACAAGGTCGGCAAAGTAACTAAGCAACAGGTTCGTGAAATAGCCGAAATGAAAATGCCGGATTTGAACGCCGCTAGCGTAGAAGCCGCCATGAGTATGGTTGCGGGAACTGCCCGAAGCATGGGATTGGTTGTCGAAGGATAA
- a CDS encoding SCO family protein, with amino-acid sequence MKIPFTRTGLIIISGTFLLISCSRKEHKQTDLVTFPLKGEIVEIDTAKSRLMVAHEEIPDYMMAMTMPFKIKNSDLFHELEVGDTITATLAVSRTESWLETITVVGKGEPPDPKLIEGAILARILKTGDRLPDYALMNQDGRTVKFSDFGGKAVAVTFIYSRCPLPDFCILMSNQFVKLQKLLARDQSLNGKWHLITISFDPKFDSPKVMKSYGKSYNADFATWDFLTDPDTTGRNIMKLADGLGLSYENDEGGLIAHNLRTVVIGKNGELAANFTGNEWTIEEVATAMKKAMK; translated from the coding sequence ATGAAGATACCATTCACTCGCACGGGGCTGATTATCATCTCCGGCACATTCCTTCTCATTTCCTGCTCGCGAAAGGAACATAAGCAAACCGACCTGGTAACCTTCCCTTTGAAAGGTGAGATCGTCGAAATCGATACGGCAAAAAGCAGGCTTATGGTCGCTCATGAGGAGATTCCCGACTACATGATGGCTATGACTATGCCGTTCAAAATCAAGAATTCCGACCTGTTTCATGAACTTGAAGTCGGCGATACAATCACTGCAACCCTTGCCGTTTCGCGAACCGAAAGCTGGCTTGAGACTATTACAGTTGTCGGAAAAGGCGAACCACCCGATCCTAAACTGATTGAAGGCGCAATCCTGGCCCGGATACTCAAGACGGGGGATCGGCTGCCCGATTACGCTTTGATGAATCAGGACGGTAGGACTGTGAAGTTCAGTGACTTTGGAGGAAAGGCCGTTGCGGTCACGTTCATTTATTCACGTTGCCCCTTGCCCGATTTCTGCATTCTCATGAGTAACCAGTTTGTGAAACTGCAGAAACTCCTGGCGCGAGATCAATCCCTCAACGGCAAATGGCATCTTATCACCATCTCCTTCGACCCGAAATTCGATTCTCCGAAAGTGATGAAGAGCTACGGAAAATCATACAATGCAGATTTTGCCACGTGGGATTTTCTGACCGACCCGGATACAACAGGCAGGAACATTATGAAGCTTGCAGACGGACTCGGCCTTTCGTATGAGAACGACGAGGGCGGATTGATTGCCCACAATCTCCGAACCGTCGTAATCGGCAAAAACGGTGAGCTTGCCGCGAATTTCACAGGTAACGAATGGACGATTGAGGAGGTAGCAACCGCAATGAAGAAGGCAATGAAATGA
- the rplA gene encoding 50S ribosomal protein L1 has protein sequence MKQSKRFKAASSKIDAAQTYTIDEAITKVKESATAKFVESVDVAVRLGVDPKKADQAIRGTVALPHGIGREVRVLVLAKAPKDAEAKAAGADHAGLTDYLQQIQGGWADIDVIIATPDVMGEVGKLGKVLGPRGLMPNPKSGTVTMDVAKAVKEVKAGKIEFRVDKAGVVHASIGKANFEPKQLADNLHAFLSTIVRLKPATAKGTYVKSIALSSTMGPGVKIDRNQIVGH, from the coding sequence ATGAAACAGAGCAAGCGATTCAAGGCTGCTTCCTCGAAGATTGATGCAGCACAAACGTACACCATTGACGAAGCGATTACCAAAGTCAAGGAAAGCGCAACGGCAAAATTCGTTGAGTCGGTAGACGTCGCAGTCAGGCTTGGTGTTGACCCGAAGAAGGCCGATCAGGCGATTCGCGGAACAGTAGCGCTGCCACACGGTATCGGACGTGAAGTCCGTGTGCTGGTTCTTGCGAAAGCGCCAAAGGACGCGGAAGCGAAAGCGGCGGGCGCAGATCATGCCGGACTTACCGACTACCTCCAGCAAATTCAGGGAGGATGGGCGGATATCGACGTTATTATTGCAACTCCCGATGTTATGGGAGAGGTTGGAAAGTTAGGCAAAGTACTCGGACCCCGCGGCCTTATGCCCAACCCAAAGAGCGGCACCGTGACAATGGATGTTGCGAAGGCTGTGAAAGAAGTGAAGGCCGGTAAAATTGAATTCCGAGTTGACAAGGCGGGAGTAGTGCACGCTTCCATCGGGAAAGCAAATTTTGAACCGAAGCAACTGGCCGACAATCTTCACGCATTTCTGAGCACTATCGTTCGACTGAAGCCGGCAACTGCAAAAGGCACGTACGTCAAATCCATTGCGCTTTCCAGTACAATGGGGCCTGGCGTCAAGATTGATCGCAATCAGATTGTCGGACACTAA
- the rplL gene encoding 50S ribosomal protein L7/L12, whose translation MAAIAEIVEQIEKLTLLEAVELKKALEEKFGVTAAAPMMMGGMMPGAAAGAAAPAAEEKTEFNVVLKEAGAQKINVIKVVRAATGLGLKEAKDLVDGAPKTVKEGLPKADAEKLMKELEEAGAKVELA comes from the coding sequence ATGGCAGCAATTGCAGAAATCGTTGAACAAATCGAGAAGCTCACTCTTCTTGAAGCAGTCGAACTGAAGAAGGCGCTGGAAGAGAAGTTCGGCGTCACCGCGGCAGCACCGATGATGATGGGCGGCATGATGCCCGGTGCAGCGGCGGGTGCAGCGGCACCGGCAGCGGAAGAGAAAACCGAATTCAACGTCGTTCTCAAAGAGGCGGGCGCGCAGAAAATCAATGTCATCAAAGTCGTTCGTGCAGCAACAGGCCTCGGCTTGAAAGAAGCGAAAGATCTTGTGGACGGCGCACCGAAAACCGTGAAGGAAGGCTTGCCGAAAGCCGACGCGGAAAAACTGATGAAGGAACTCGAGGAAGCAGGAGCAAAAGTAGAGTTGGCATAA
- the rpoB gene encoding DNA-directed RNA polymerase subunit beta, with the protein MVLLKNQSKRISFGKIPDVIDSPDLLNIQLESWEGFLQRDASPAKRKNKGLQSVFKMNFPVTDARENFLLEFVEYYVEKEKYSVPECEERGLTYAVPLKAKLRLSQKSEDGNSFINTIEQDVYLGNLPTMTHRGTFIINGAERVVVSQLHRSPGVFFSESIHPNGTPIFSARIIPFRGSWVEFTTDINNVMYAYIDRKKKFPVTTLLRALGYSSDDEILELFGLVEEIDIAKVDLKEYVGRVICGDVIDKKTGEIFINKDAVLTEDHIKSIKKSNVKKIRFLQQQGNEVSVIAKTIMKDSVRSEEDALGAIYKQLRSGDAPDLETAKGLIERLFFNEKRYDLGDVGRYRINQKLNLDIPTATTTLTKQDIIAIINYLIELQQGKRTVDDIDHLGNRRVRTVGEQIAQQFNIGLARMARTIRERLNVRDSENLTPQDLVNARTITSVINAFFGTNPLSQFMDQTNPLAELTNKRRMSALGPGGLTRERAGFEVRDVHYTHYGRLCPIETPEGPNIGLISSLCIHARVNEFGFLETPYRKVKNGRVLDEIEFLNAEQEDNFTIAQANAPLDGHGRFQGDRVKARFQGDFPVVKPDEVQYMDVAPNQIVSAAAGLIPFLEHDDANRALMGSNMQRQSVPLLRPESPMVGTGLEEKIARDSRSLIVAERSGVVDYVDASRIVVLYDIDETSTEALISFDDKRRVEYKLTKFFRTNQDTCINQRVVVKPGDKVRKGDVLVDGPATEEGELALGRNVLVAFMPWHGYNFEDAIILSERIVSQDVFTSIHIEEFELQVRDTKRGEEELTREIPNVSEDATKDLDENGIVRVGAEVVEGDILIGKITPKGESDPTPEEKLLKAIFGEKAGDVKDASLKAPPGMKGIVIATKLFSRKKKDAESKKEDKRRSDALDRQRRKLLSDLKERLATKLGLLLDGEKSIGVRDTDGNVVFRASTQFKADTFQSYDDIEKLDFNADWVDDKRKNTTITKIFTNYNDRLNSIEEEFRHEKNKIQLGDELPPGVVQLAKVYVAKKRKLSVGDKMAGRHGNKGVVSRIVPVADMPFLPDGTSVDIVLNPLGVPSRMNLGQLYETALGWAAKVLDLKYATPIFDGATWEDVQGELEKANLNKGSKSVLYDGRSGEKFDQEVTVGYIYMLKLSHLVDDKIHARSIGPYSLITQQPLGGKAQFGGQRFGEMEVWALEGYGASHVLQEMLTVKSDDVSGRAKVYEAIVKGENLPEANIPESFNVLVRELMGLGLDVKLD; encoded by the coding sequence GTGGTACTCTTGAAGAACCAATCCAAGAGAATTTCGTTCGGAAAGATTCCCGATGTTATCGATTCCCCCGACCTGCTGAATATCCAGCTTGAATCGTGGGAAGGATTTTTGCAGAGAGATGCATCCCCGGCGAAGCGCAAGAACAAAGGGCTCCAGTCCGTTTTCAAAATGAATTTTCCTGTGACGGATGCCCGCGAAAATTTCCTTCTCGAGTTTGTGGAATACTATGTCGAGAAAGAAAAATACTCCGTACCCGAATGCGAAGAGCGGGGGTTGACGTATGCCGTTCCTCTGAAGGCGAAGCTTCGTCTCTCCCAGAAGTCGGAAGACGGGAACAGCTTTATCAACACCATTGAACAGGATGTGTATCTCGGCAACCTCCCGACGATGACGCATCGCGGCACGTTCATCATTAACGGTGCCGAGCGGGTTGTCGTAAGCCAGCTTCACCGTTCACCCGGAGTGTTCTTCAGCGAATCCATCCATCCGAACGGAACGCCGATCTTCTCGGCTCGTATTATTCCCTTCCGCGGATCGTGGGTGGAATTCACGACCGACATCAACAACGTGATGTACGCGTACATCGACAGGAAGAAGAAGTTTCCCGTTACCACGCTGCTCCGTGCCCTTGGATATTCCTCCGACGATGAGATACTCGAACTTTTCGGCCTTGTGGAAGAGATCGACATCGCGAAAGTGGATTTGAAAGAGTATGTCGGTCGCGTTATCTGCGGTGACGTAATCGACAAGAAGACGGGCGAAATCTTCATCAATAAAGATGCGGTTCTGACCGAGGATCACATCAAATCCATCAAGAAGTCGAACGTCAAGAAGATTCGCTTCCTGCAGCAACAGGGGAACGAAGTATCCGTTATCGCCAAAACGATCATGAAGGATAGCGTGCGTTCCGAAGAGGACGCCCTCGGCGCCATCTACAAGCAACTCCGTTCCGGCGACGCCCCCGATTTGGAAACCGCCAAAGGGTTGATCGAGCGTCTCTTCTTCAACGAAAAACGCTATGATCTCGGCGATGTCGGGCGCTACCGTATCAACCAGAAACTGAATCTCGATATTCCGACGGCGACAACGACGCTGACCAAACAGGATATCATCGCCATCATCAACTACTTGATTGAGTTGCAGCAGGGGAAGCGTACTGTTGATGATATCGATCATCTCGGCAATCGCCGCGTGCGGACAGTTGGCGAGCAGATTGCCCAGCAGTTCAATATCGGACTTGCGAGAATGGCGCGTACCATTCGCGAGCGTCTCAATGTCCGCGACAGTGAGAACCTGACACCGCAGGATTTGGTGAACGCGAGAACAATCACCAGCGTTATCAATGCGTTCTTCGGTACCAACCCGCTTTCGCAATTTATGGATCAAACGAATCCGCTTGCCGAATTGACAAACAAGCGTCGCATGTCGGCACTTGGCCCGGGCGGTTTAACGCGTGAGCGTGCAGGCTTCGAAGTCCGTGACGTTCACTATACCCACTACGGACGCTTGTGCCCGATCGAGACGCCGGAAGGCCCGAACATCGGCCTCATTTCTTCGCTGTGTATTCATGCACGCGTCAACGAATTCGGCTTTCTCGAAACTCCGTACCGCAAGGTGAAGAACGGCCGTGTGCTTGATGAGATTGAATTTCTGAATGCCGAACAGGAAGATAATTTCACGATCGCACAAGCGAACGCGCCGCTCGACGGCCACGGGCGATTCCAAGGCGATCGTGTGAAGGCGCGGTTTCAGGGCGACTTTCCCGTGGTGAAACCCGATGAAGTGCAGTACATGGACGTTGCGCCGAACCAAATTGTGAGCGCGGCAGCCGGACTCATCCCGTTTCTCGAGCATGACGATGCGAACCGCGCCCTTATGGGCTCGAACATGCAGCGCCAGTCCGTGCCGCTGTTGCGGCCGGAATCGCCGATGGTAGGAACAGGGCTTGAGGAGAAGATCGCGCGCGATTCCCGCTCGCTCATTGTCGCCGAGCGCAGCGGCGTGGTGGATTACGTTGACGCGAGCCGCATTGTTGTTCTTTACGATATTGACGAGACGAGCACGGAGGCTCTCATTTCGTTCGACGATAAGCGTCGTGTCGAGTACAAGTTGACGAAATTCTTCCGAACAAATCAGGACACATGCATCAACCAGCGTGTGGTAGTGAAGCCGGGAGATAAAGTCAGGAAGGGCGATGTTCTTGTGGATGGCCCTGCGACCGAGGAAGGCGAACTTGCTTTAGGCCGCAATGTGCTGGTGGCGTTCATGCCATGGCACGGGTACAATTTTGAGGATGCGATTATTCTGAGCGAGCGAATCGTCTCGCAGGACGTGTTCACCTCAATCCATATTGAGGAGTTCGAACTTCAGGTTCGCGATACCAAACGCGGTGAAGAAGAACTGACAAGGGAAATACCAAACGTCAGCGAGGATGCCACGAAAGATCTCGACGAAAACGGCATTGTCCGTGTCGGTGCCGAAGTTGTCGAGGGCGATATTCTCATCGGAAAGATCACCCCGAAAGGCGAATCGGATCCGACGCCCGAGGAAAAACTGCTCAAGGCAATCTTCGGCGAGAAGGCCGGTGATGTGAAAGATGCATCGCTGAAAGCGCCTCCCGGCATGAAGGGAATTGTGATTGCGACCAAACTCTTCTCCCGCAAGAAGAAGGATGCCGAATCGAAAAAAGAAGACAAACGGAGGAGTGATGCACTCGACCGTCAGCGGCGCAAACTGCTGAGCGACCTCAAAGAGCGTCTCGCCACGAAGCTCGGTCTTTTGCTGGACGGCGAAAAATCCATTGGTGTTCGTGACACAGATGGAAACGTCGTGTTTCGTGCATCAACGCAATTCAAGGCTGATACCTTCCAATCATATGACGATATCGAAAAGCTGGACTTCAATGCCGATTGGGTTGACGACAAGCGGAAGAACACAACTATCACCAAGATTTTTACCAACTACAACGATCGTCTCAACAGTATTGAAGAAGAGTTCCGTCACGAGAAGAACAAGATTCAACTCGGCGATGAGTTGCCTCCCGGCGTTGTTCAACTCGCAAAGGTATACGTGGCGAAGAAACGCAAACTCTCGGTTGGTGATAAGATGGCGGGACGCCACGGAAACAAAGGCGTGGTTTCGCGCATTGTGCCCGTTGCGGATATGCCCTTTTTGCCCGACGGAACCTCTGTTGACATTGTGTTGAATCCGCTCGGAGTTCCTTCGCGTATGAACCTCGGGCAATTGTACGAAACGGCGCTCGGTTGGGCGGCAAAGGTCCTTGATCTCAAGTACGCAACACCGATTTTTGACGGGGCAACATGGGAGGATGTGCAGGGAGAATTGGAGAAAGCAAACCTGAACAAGGGTTCGAAATCCGTTCTCTACGACGGCCGATCGGGCGAGAAGTTCGATCAGGAAGTCACAGTCGGGTACATCTATATGTTGAAGCTTTCGCATCTGGTTGATGACAAAATTCACGCCCGGTCGATCGGGCCTTACTCGCTCATCACGCAACAGCCCCTCGGCGGCAAGGCGCAGTTTGGCGGCCAGCGCTTCGGGGAAATGGAAGTGTGGGCACTTGAAGGCTACGGCGCTTCGCACGTTTTGCAGGAGATGCTGACCGTAAAAAGCGACGACGTTTCTGGCCGTGCAAAAGTGTACGAGGCAATCGTTAAAGGCGAAAACCTGCCGGAAGCAAATATTCCGGAATCGTTCAACGTCCTGGTCCGGGAACTTATGGGTCTCGGCCTCGACGTGAAGTTGGATTAG
- the rpmG gene encoding 50S ribosomal protein L33 encodes MRDIITLECSECKRRNYTTTKNKKKQSGRVEYKKFCRFCAKHTPHKETK; translated from the coding sequence GTGAGAGATATTATCACGCTTGAATGTTCAGAGTGTAAGCGCCGGAACTATACAACAACGAAGAACAAGAAGAAGCAGTCAGGTCGCGTTGAGTATAAGAAATTCTGCCGTTTCTGTGCGAAGCACACTCCGCACAAAGAGACCAAGTAG
- a CDS encoding alpha-glucosidase C-terminal domain-containing protein has product MKSIVCLIIFLFVMASSGMSQRISLDGEWLFKVDSMKAGVDAGWYKQTIDRSGWQTVETPRFWEDYPGLATYDGWGWFARTVVVQQLDEPVSLHFAGVDDDAVVWVNGMEVGDHTGYSDPFALDVSKALRVGENLVVVLVKDYAGGGGIYKPITLIETKNLDELLKSPYFGKPAVKSADWVKDACIYSVYLRSFSKEGDFAGLEKRIPELKELGATVLWLMPIHPVGVKNRKGTLGSPYAIRDYYGINPEFGSMEDFKKLLATVHRHGMKLIIDLVANHTAWDNPLITQHPEWYTRDGEGNIIPPNDDWTDVADLDYSQPELRTYMIGMMKWWVKDVGIDGFRCDVAELVPTDFWEDARKELNSIKSVMMLSEGTIPEHHMKAFDITYAWNTYDVLQPLLSGKRPVAVVDELFRNESLQFPVGSLRLRFTTNHDKNAWDAPAVTLFGREGLKLATVFVNTIQGVPLIYNGEEVANDRKLDLFEKVDIDWSRPREVGDIYRTLFRLRKHNTALSRGNTVRLTTSGENAVYAFARVSGKDKVIVVLNFSSASTSVRLKIPAEELFGLSTTVAMKELFSGEIHRFSPKQAAELPLHLSPHGYRVFVVE; this is encoded by the coding sequence ATGAAATCAATTGTGTGTTTAATTATCTTCCTCTTTGTTATGGCTTCATCAGGAATGTCGCAGCGAATATCGCTTGATGGCGAGTGGCTTTTCAAAGTTGATAGCATGAAAGCGGGGGTTGATGCCGGGTGGTACAAGCAAACCATCGACCGGTCGGGCTGGCAGACGGTTGAAACTCCGCGGTTCTGGGAGGATTACCCGGGTCTTGCAACATACGACGGCTGGGGTTGGTTTGCGAGGACAGTTGTTGTACAGCAGCTCGACGAGCCGGTGAGTCTGCACTTTGCCGGCGTGGACGATGATGCAGTTGTGTGGGTCAACGGGATGGAAGTCGGCGACCACACCGGCTACAGCGATCCTTTTGCGCTTGATGTGAGCAAGGCCCTTCGTGTCGGCGAAAATCTTGTTGTTGTTCTTGTCAAGGATTACGCGGGTGGCGGCGGAATCTACAAACCGATTACGCTCATCGAAACGAAGAATCTGGATGAATTACTGAAAAGCCCCTACTTCGGAAAGCCCGCTGTGAAAAGCGCTGACTGGGTGAAAGATGCATGCATCTATTCGGTGTATCTCAGGTCGTTTTCGAAAGAAGGCGACTTTGCCGGGCTTGAAAAACGGATTCCTGAGTTGAAAGAGCTGGGCGCCACAGTGTTGTGGCTGATGCCGATTCATCCCGTCGGCGTCAAAAATCGAAAAGGAACTCTCGGCTCTCCGTATGCCATTCGTGACTATTACGGCATCAATCCTGAATTCGGATCGATGGAGGATTTCAAGAAACTGCTGGCAACAGTTCATCGTCACGGAATGAAACTGATTATCGATCTCGTTGCGAATCATACGGCATGGGACAATCCTCTCATTACCCAACACCCCGAGTGGTATACACGGGATGGCGAAGGGAATATCATCCCACCCAACGATGATTGGACGGATGTTGCAGACCTCGATTATTCACAACCTGAGCTGCGCACGTACATGATCGGGATGATGAAGTGGTGGGTGAAGGATGTGGGCATTGACGGATTCCGTTGTGATGTAGCCGAGCTTGTGCCGACGGATTTCTGGGAGGATGCAAGAAAAGAACTGAACTCAATCAAGTCCGTGATGATGCTGAGTGAAGGAACAATTCCCGAACATCACATGAAGGCGTTCGATATTACGTACGCGTGGAATACGTATGATGTTTTGCAGCCGCTTCTTTCCGGCAAACGCCCGGTTGCTGTTGTAGATGAGTTATTCAGAAACGAGTCGCTACAATTCCCCGTCGGGTCATTACGTTTGCGCTTCACTACGAATCACGACAAGAATGCGTGGGATGCTCCGGCAGTAACCTTGTTTGGTCGGGAGGGGTTGAAACTTGCCACCGTTTTTGTGAATACTATCCAGGGTGTGCCGCTCATCTACAACGGCGAAGAAGTGGCCAACGACAGGAAGTTGGACTTGTTCGAAAAGGTCGATATTGATTGGAGCAGACCACGTGAAGTTGGCGACATCTACCGCACGCTGTTTCGTCTCAGAAAGCACAACACTGCCCTGTCACGCGGAAACACGGTTCGGCTGACTACCTCCGGGGAGAATGCGGTGTATGCTTTTGCCCGGGTTTCGGGAAAGGACAAGGTGATTGTTGTGTTGAACTTTTCTTCGGCAAGCACATCTGTGCGACTGAAGATTCCAGCAGAGGAACTCTTCGGATTATCAACCACGGTAGCGATGAAAGAACTATTCAGCGGAGAGATACATCGGTTCTCACCAAAGCAAGCGGCAGAATTGCCCCTGCATTTGAGTCCCCACGGATACAGAGTCTTTGTAGTCGAATAG
- the rplJ gene encoding 50S ribosomal protein L10, translating into MKRSEKEQIIAEVAETVSRSTGMYFTDFSGLTVEQATELRRELRKSGVEYRVVKNTLIKKALEQVSGYDKVYDSLVGPTGVAFAFDDAIAPAKVIDKFAEKHKKLSLKAAVLEKQVYDGSKLKDIAKLPSKKELMASVLGSIQAPLAGVPTVINAVLSGLVSVIGEIEKKKAA; encoded by the coding sequence ATGAAACGGTCAGAAAAAGAACAAATTATCGCCGAAGTAGCCGAGACTGTTTCTCGCTCGACGGGGATGTACTTCACTGACTTCTCGGGCCTGACAGTGGAACAAGCGACGGAATTGCGTCGCGAGTTGCGCAAGTCCGGCGTTGAGTATCGGGTTGTGAAGAATACCCTCATCAAGAAAGCGCTGGAGCAGGTATCAGGTTACGACAAGGTGTACGACAGTCTTGTCGGGCCGACCGGTGTGGCATTCGCATTCGACGATGCAATCGCCCCGGCGAAGGTTATCGACAAGTTTGCCGAAAAGCACAAGAAGCTTTCCCTGAAGGCTGCGGTGCTTGAGAAGCAGGTGTACGACGGCTCCAAGCTGAAGGACATTGCGAAGCTACCGTCGAAGAAAGAACTCATGGCAAGTGTACTTGGCAGCATCCAGGCTCCTCTTGCGGGAGTCCCGACGGTAATCAACGCTGTCTTGAGCGGGCTTGTCAGCGTTATCGGTGAAATCGAAAAGAAGAAGGCTGCATAA
- the nusG gene encoding transcription termination/antitermination factor NusG: MEKKWYVVRTYSGHENKVKAYIENEISQAGLVERVGSVIVPSEKVFEVKDGKKKSKTRTFFPGYILVEAVLDTQVTHIILNTPSVISFVGPKNAPAPLQPAEVKRLIGKIEAKKDVEVMEVPFKAGDAVKVTDGPFNNFTGFVQEVNEEKMKLKVMVSIFGRKTPVELDFSQVEAEK; encoded by the coding sequence TTGGAAAAAAAATGGTACGTGGTCCGAACGTATTCGGGTCACGAAAACAAAGTCAAGGCCTATATCGAGAATGAAATCTCCCAGGCGGGTTTGGTGGAACGCGTCGGTTCGGTTATTGTTCCGTCGGAAAAAGTGTTCGAGGTGAAAGATGGCAAGAAGAAGAGCAAGACCCGTACATTCTTCCCCGGCTATATTCTCGTTGAGGCGGTACTCGACACGCAGGTCACGCATATCATTCTGAATACGCCTTCCGTGATCAGCTTTGTCGGACCGAAGAATGCACCCGCGCCGCTGCAACCCGCGGAAGTCAAACGGCTCATAGGAAAGATTGAAGCGAAGAAGGATGTTGAAGTGATGGAGGTGCCGTTCAAAGCCGGTGACGCAGTAAAGGTAACCGATGGGCCGTTCAACAACTTTACCGGCTTTGTCCAGGAAGTGAATGAGGAAAAGATGAAGCTGAAAGTCATGGTTTCCATCTTCGGAAGAAAAACACCCGTGGAACTTGACTTCAGCCAGGTGGAAGCAGAAAAGTAA
- the secE gene encoding preprotein translocase subunit SecE: MKEKIIAFFEDVVKEMKKVTWPKKEELRDSTVIVLVVCLIVAAFVYVIDQGVSFVLKAILS, translated from the coding sequence ATGAAAGAAAAAATTATTGCCTTCTTCGAAGACGTTGTCAAGGAGATGAAAAAAGTCACGTGGCCGAAGAAAGAAGAGTTGCGTGATTCGACAGTTATTGTCCTCGTAGTGTGCTTGATCGTTGCGGCATTCGTGTATGTTATCGACCAGGGCGTGAGCTTCGTCCTGAAGGCCATCCTATCATAA